The Crocosphaera subtropica ATCC 51142 genome includes a window with the following:
- the psbE gene encoding cytochrome b559 subunit alpha, giving the protein MSGVTGERPFSDIVTSIRYWVIHSITIPMLFIAGWLFVSTGLAYDVFGTPRPDEYFTQERQELPIIQDRFEAKNQITEFNK; this is encoded by the coding sequence ATGTCAGGTGTTACCGGAGAACGTCCATTTTCTGATATTGTTACCAGTATTCGTTACTGGGTTATTCATAGCATCACTATCCCTATGTTATTCATCGCCGGTTGGCTATTTGTGAGTACAGGGTTAGCCTACGATGTGTTTGGAACCCCTCGTCCTGATGAGTATTTTACTCAAGAACGTCAAGAATTACCCATTATTCAAGACCGTTTTGAAGCAAAAAACCAAATCACAGAGTTTAATAAGTAG
- the psbF gene encoding cytochrome b559 subunit beta has protein sequence MVNNTSNQPTSYPIFTVRWLAVHTLAVPTVFFVGAIAAMQFIQR, from the coding sequence ATGGTAAACAACACTTCCAATCAGCCCACATCTTATCCCATTTTTACCGTAAGATGGCTAGCGGTTCATACCTTAGCTGTTCCTACCGTTTTCTTTGTCGGTGCGATCGCCGCTATGCAGTTTATTCAAAGATAG
- a CDS encoding photosystem II reaction center protein L, whose amino-acid sequence MDRNQNPNRQPVELNRTSLYLGLLLIAVLGILFSSYFFN is encoded by the coding sequence ATGGACAGAAATCAAAATCCTAACCGTCAACCTGTAGAATTGAACCGTACATCCCTTTACTTAGGATTACTTTTAATTGCGGTTCTTGGTATTCTCTTTTCGAGCTATTTCTTTAACTAA
- a CDS encoding photosystem II reaction center protein J has product MFAEGRIPLWLVGLIAGIGAISVLGLFFYGAYAGIGSSM; this is encoded by the coding sequence ATGTTTGCAGAAGGTAGAATTCCCCTTTGGCTGGTCGGTTTAATTGCTGGTATCGGTGCAATTTCTGTTCTTGGTCTCTTCTTCTACGGTGCTTATGCTGGTATCGGATCTTCTATGTAG